In a genomic window of Cuculus canorus isolate bCucCan1 chromosome 4, bCucCan1.pri, whole genome shotgun sequence:
- the RXFP1 gene encoding relaxin receptor 1 isoform X3 — MISDSCFYMFLLIGTKEDNNGWSLQFDKHTKDKYNKLKSLYAFQTKTLECLAGAVPAECTCQGLEIFCDAAKLRAVPSVSSNITIMSLQRNLLRKLSADIFKKYQDLKNLYLQNNKIRSVSERAFKGLYNLTKLYLSNNKITSLKPGVFEDLHRLEWLIIENNRIHRISPLTFYGLKSLILLEMMNNSLARLPDKPLCQYMPRLNWLDFEGNHIHHVGNFTFISCNTLTVLVIRQNKISSLNENSFSSLQMLDELDLSSNKIESLPAYIFKDLKELSQLNLSYNPIKKIQIDQFDFITKLKSLSLEGIEIANIQRRMFRPLRNLSHIYFKKFQYCGYAPHVRSCKPNTDGISSLENLLASIIQRVFVWVVSAITCFGNIFVICMRPYIRSENKLHAISIMSLCCADCLMGIYLFVIGAFDLKYRGEYNKHAQLWMDSIHCQLVGSLAIVSTEVSVLLLTYLTLEKYICIVYPFRCLKPRKRRTISILVLIWIIGFAVAFIPLSNKEFFRNYYGTNGVCFPLHSEQSESSGSQIYSVVIFLGVNLAAFIIIVFSYGSMFYSVHQTAITATEIRNHIKKEMILAKRFFFIVFTDALCWIPIFILKLLSLLQVEIPGTITSWVVIFILPINSALNPLLYTLTTRPFKEMIHQVWHNYRQRRSKKGKGSQKTYGPSFIWVEMWPMHENTPKLTKPVLCTDSSDASVTTQSTRLNSYT, encoded by the exons aagaCAACAATGGATGGTCTCTGCAATTCGATAAACATACGAAGGACAAATACAATAAACTGAAATCTCTGTATGCATTTCAGACAAAGACACTTGAGTGCT TGGCTggtgctgtgccagcagagTGTACCTGTCAAGGGCTGGAGATCTTCTGTGATGCTGCCAAATTGCGTGCTGTCCCATCCGTCTCTTCAAACATAACCATAAT GTCGCTTCAGAGGAATCTGCTAAGGAAACTTTCTGCtgacattttcaagaaatacCAAGACCTTAAAAACCT GTATCTTCAGAATAATAAAATCAGATCTGTATCTGAACGTGCTTTCAAAGGCTTATACAACCTGACAAAGCT ATACCTAAGTAACAACAAGATAACCAGTTTGAAGCCTGGCGTCTTTGAAGATCTCCACAGACTTGAATGGCT GATAATTGAAAATAATAGGATACATCGGATCTCTCCATTAACATTTTATGGACTCAAGTCACTCATTCTCCT agagatgATGAATAATTCTCTTGCTCGTTTGCCTGATAAACCTCTGTGCCAATACATGCCAAGACTAAACTGGCT AGACTTTGAAGGCAACCATATCCATCATGTAGGAAACTTCACTTTCATCTCTTGCAACACCCTAACTGTACT ggtgataagacaaaataaaatcagctctttaaatgaaaacagcttttcttctctccagatGTTAGATGAACT AGATTTGTCTAGCAACAAGATTGAATCCCTTCCTGCGTATATATTTAAGGACCTAAAGGAGCTTTCCCAACT GAACCTTTCTTACAACCCCatcaagaaaatacaaatagaCCAGTTTGATTTTATAACTAAACTCAAATCCCT cagCTTGGAGGGCATTGAAATTGCAAACATCCAGAGAAGAATGTTCAGACCTCTGAGAAACCTTTCCCACAT atattttaagaaattccAGTACTGTGGATATGCCCCCCATGTGCGCAGCTGTAAGCCCAATACTGATGGGATTTCATCTCTTGAGAATCTTTTAGCAAGCATCATACAAAGGGTTTTTGTCTGGGTTGTATCTGCCATCACctgctttggaaatatttttgttatctGCATGAGGCCTTACATCAGATCAGAGAATAAGCTTCACGCCATCTCAATAATGTCTCTCTGCT GTGCTGACTGTCTGATgggaatatatttatttgtgatTGGAGCTTTTGATCTTAAGTATCGTGGAGAATACAACAAGCACGCTCAGTTGTGGATGGACAGTATTCATTGTCAATTGGTGGGATCGCTGGCTATTGTGTCTACAGAGGTGTCAGTCTTACTGTTGACTTACCTGACTTTGGAAAAATACATCTGCATAGTTTATCCTTTTAGGTGTTTGAAGCCCAGAAAACGCAGGACAATTTCCATTTTGGTTCTTATCTGGATAATTGGGTTTGCTGTTGCGTTTATCCCACTGAGcaataaagaatttttcagGAACTACTATGGCACCAACGGcgtctgttttcctcttcactcAGAACAATCAGAAAGTTCAGGAAGTCAGATTTATtctgttgtcatttttttag GTGTAAACTTGGCAGCTTTTATCATCATTGTGTTTTCCTATGGGAGTATGTTCTACAGTGTTCACCAAACAGCTATTACGGCTACTGAAATTAGGaatcatattaaaaaagagATGATCCTTGCTAAACGTTTTTTCTTCATCGTATTTACTGATGCACTATGTTGGATacccatttttattttgaaactcCTCTCTTTACTTCAAGTAGAAATACCAG GTACCATAACTTCTTGGGTGGTGATTTTTATACTGCCAATAAATAGTGCTTTGAATCCTCTTCTCTACACTTTGACTACACGACCTTTCAAAGAAATGATTCATCAGGTTTGGCATAATTACAGACAAAGAAGATCCAAAAAAGGTAAAGGCAGTCAGAAAACGTACGGTCCATCATTCATTTGGGTAGAGATGTGGCCAATGCATGAAAACACGCCAAAGCTAACGAAGCCTGTGCTTTGTACAGACTCTTCTGACGCTTCAGTGACAACACAGTCAACAAGACTAAATTCAtacacataa
- the RXFP1 gene encoding relaxin receptor 1 isoform X2 — protein sequence MISDSCFYMFLLIGTKAICDSLEDHVSGIGVGCPLGYFPCGNITKCLPQQLHCNGEDDCGNWADEDNCEDNNGWSLQFDKHTKDKYNKLKSLYAFQTKTLECLAGAVPAECTCQGLEIFCDAAKLRAVPSVSSNITIMSLQRNLLRKLSADIFKKYQDLKNLYLQNNKIRSVSERAFKGLYNLTKLYLSNNKITSLKPGVFEDLHRLEWLIIENNRIHRISPLTFYGLKSLILLEMMNNSLARLPDKPLCQYMPRLNWLDFEGNHIHHVGNFTFISCNTLTVLVIRQNKISSLNENSFSSLQMLDELDLSSNKIESLPAYIFKDLKELSQLNLSYNPIKKIQIDQFDFITKLKSLLEGIEIANIQRRMFRPLRNLSHIYFKKFQYCGYAPHVRSCKPNTDGISSLENLLASIIQRVFVWVVSAITCFGNIFVICMRPYIRSENKLHAISIMSLCCADCLMGIYLFVIGAFDLKYRGEYNKHAQLWMDSIHCQLVGSLAIVSTEVSVLLLTYLTLEKYICIVYPFRCLKPRKRRTISILVLIWIIGFAVAFIPLSNKEFFRNYYGTNGVCFPLHSEQSESSGSQIYSVVIFLGVNLAAFIIIVFSYGSMFYSVHQTAITATEIRNHIKKEMILAKRFFFIVFTDALCWIPIFILKLLSLLQVEIPGTITSWVVIFILPINSALNPLLYTLTTRPFKEMIHQVWHNYRQRRSKKGKGSQKTYGPSFIWVEMWPMHENTPKLTKPVLCTDSSDASVTTQSTRLNSYT from the exons aagaCAACAATGGATGGTCTCTGCAATTCGATAAACATACGAAGGACAAATACAATAAACTGAAATCTCTGTATGCATTTCAGACAAAGACACTTGAGTGCT TGGCTggtgctgtgccagcagagTGTACCTGTCAAGGGCTGGAGATCTTCTGTGATGCTGCCAAATTGCGTGCTGTCCCATCCGTCTCTTCAAACATAACCATAAT GTCGCTTCAGAGGAATCTGCTAAGGAAACTTTCTGCtgacattttcaagaaatacCAAGACCTTAAAAACCT GTATCTTCAGAATAATAAAATCAGATCTGTATCTGAACGTGCTTTCAAAGGCTTATACAACCTGACAAAGCT ATACCTAAGTAACAACAAGATAACCAGTTTGAAGCCTGGCGTCTTTGAAGATCTCCACAGACTTGAATGGCT GATAATTGAAAATAATAGGATACATCGGATCTCTCCATTAACATTTTATGGACTCAAGTCACTCATTCTCCT agagatgATGAATAATTCTCTTGCTCGTTTGCCTGATAAACCTCTGTGCCAATACATGCCAAGACTAAACTGGCT AGACTTTGAAGGCAACCATATCCATCATGTAGGAAACTTCACTTTCATCTCTTGCAACACCCTAACTGTACT ggtgataagacaaaataaaatcagctctttaaatgaaaacagcttttcttctctccagatGTTAGATGAACT AGATTTGTCTAGCAACAAGATTGAATCCCTTCCTGCGTATATATTTAAGGACCTAAAGGAGCTTTCCCAACT GAACCTTTCTTACAACCCCatcaagaaaatacaaatagaCCAGTTTGATTTTATAACTAAACTCAAATCCCT CTTGGAGGGCATTGAAATTGCAAACATCCAGAGAAGAATGTTCAGACCTCTGAGAAACCTTTCCCACAT atattttaagaaattccAGTACTGTGGATATGCCCCCCATGTGCGCAGCTGTAAGCCCAATACTGATGGGATTTCATCTCTTGAGAATCTTTTAGCAAGCATCATACAAAGGGTTTTTGTCTGGGTTGTATCTGCCATCACctgctttggaaatatttttgttatctGCATGAGGCCTTACATCAGATCAGAGAATAAGCTTCACGCCATCTCAATAATGTCTCTCTGCT GTGCTGACTGTCTGATgggaatatatttatttgtgatTGGAGCTTTTGATCTTAAGTATCGTGGAGAATACAACAAGCACGCTCAGTTGTGGATGGACAGTATTCATTGTCAATTGGTGGGATCGCTGGCTATTGTGTCTACAGAGGTGTCAGTCTTACTGTTGACTTACCTGACTTTGGAAAAATACATCTGCATAGTTTATCCTTTTAGGTGTTTGAAGCCCAGAAAACGCAGGACAATTTCCATTTTGGTTCTTATCTGGATAATTGGGTTTGCTGTTGCGTTTATCCCACTGAGcaataaagaatttttcagGAACTACTATGGCACCAACGGcgtctgttttcctcttcactcAGAACAATCAGAAAGTTCAGGAAGTCAGATTTATtctgttgtcatttttttag GTGTAAACTTGGCAGCTTTTATCATCATTGTGTTTTCCTATGGGAGTATGTTCTACAGTGTTCACCAAACAGCTATTACGGCTACTGAAATTAGGaatcatattaaaaaagagATGATCCTTGCTAAACGTTTTTTCTTCATCGTATTTACTGATGCACTATGTTGGATacccatttttattttgaaactcCTCTCTTTACTTCAAGTAGAAATACCAG GTACCATAACTTCTTGGGTGGTGATTTTTATACTGCCAATAAATAGTGCTTTGAATCCTCTTCTCTACACTTTGACTACACGACCTTTCAAAGAAATGATTCATCAGGTTTGGCATAATTACAGACAAAGAAGATCCAAAAAAGGTAAAGGCAGTCAGAAAACGTACGGTCCATCATTCATTTGGGTAGAGATGTGGCCAATGCATGAAAACACGCCAAAGCTAACGAAGCCTGTGCTTTGTACAGACTCTTCTGACGCTTCAGTGACAACACAGTCAACAAGACTAAATTCAtacacataa
- the RXFP1 gene encoding relaxin receptor 1 isoform X1 yields MISDSCFYMFLLIGTKAICDSLEDHVSGIGVGCPLGYFPCGNITKCLPQQLHCNGEDDCGNWADEDNCEDNNGWSLQFDKHTKDKYNKLKSLYAFQTKTLECLAGAVPAECTCQGLEIFCDAAKLRAVPSVSSNITIMSLQRNLLRKLSADIFKKYQDLKNLYLQNNKIRSVSERAFKGLYNLTKLYLSNNKITSLKPGVFEDLHRLEWLIIENNRIHRISPLTFYGLKSLILLEMMNNSLARLPDKPLCQYMPRLNWLDFEGNHIHHVGNFTFISCNTLTVLVIRQNKISSLNENSFSSLQMLDELDLSSNKIESLPAYIFKDLKELSQLNLSYNPIKKIQIDQFDFITKLKSLSLEGIEIANIQRRMFRPLRNLSHIYFKKFQYCGYAPHVRSCKPNTDGISSLENLLASIIQRVFVWVVSAITCFGNIFVICMRPYIRSENKLHAISIMSLCCADCLMGIYLFVIGAFDLKYRGEYNKHAQLWMDSIHCQLVGSLAIVSTEVSVLLLTYLTLEKYICIVYPFRCLKPRKRRTISILVLIWIIGFAVAFIPLSNKEFFRNYYGTNGVCFPLHSEQSESSGSQIYSVVIFLGVNLAAFIIIVFSYGSMFYSVHQTAITATEIRNHIKKEMILAKRFFFIVFTDALCWIPIFILKLLSLLQVEIPGTITSWVVIFILPINSALNPLLYTLTTRPFKEMIHQVWHNYRQRRSKKGKGSQKTYGPSFIWVEMWPMHENTPKLTKPVLCTDSSDASVTTQSTRLNSYT; encoded by the exons aagaCAACAATGGATGGTCTCTGCAATTCGATAAACATACGAAGGACAAATACAATAAACTGAAATCTCTGTATGCATTTCAGACAAAGACACTTGAGTGCT TGGCTggtgctgtgccagcagagTGTACCTGTCAAGGGCTGGAGATCTTCTGTGATGCTGCCAAATTGCGTGCTGTCCCATCCGTCTCTTCAAACATAACCATAAT GTCGCTTCAGAGGAATCTGCTAAGGAAACTTTCTGCtgacattttcaagaaatacCAAGACCTTAAAAACCT GTATCTTCAGAATAATAAAATCAGATCTGTATCTGAACGTGCTTTCAAAGGCTTATACAACCTGACAAAGCT ATACCTAAGTAACAACAAGATAACCAGTTTGAAGCCTGGCGTCTTTGAAGATCTCCACAGACTTGAATGGCT GATAATTGAAAATAATAGGATACATCGGATCTCTCCATTAACATTTTATGGACTCAAGTCACTCATTCTCCT agagatgATGAATAATTCTCTTGCTCGTTTGCCTGATAAACCTCTGTGCCAATACATGCCAAGACTAAACTGGCT AGACTTTGAAGGCAACCATATCCATCATGTAGGAAACTTCACTTTCATCTCTTGCAACACCCTAACTGTACT ggtgataagacaaaataaaatcagctctttaaatgaaaacagcttttcttctctccagatGTTAGATGAACT AGATTTGTCTAGCAACAAGATTGAATCCCTTCCTGCGTATATATTTAAGGACCTAAAGGAGCTTTCCCAACT GAACCTTTCTTACAACCCCatcaagaaaatacaaatagaCCAGTTTGATTTTATAACTAAACTCAAATCCCT cagCTTGGAGGGCATTGAAATTGCAAACATCCAGAGAAGAATGTTCAGACCTCTGAGAAACCTTTCCCACAT atattttaagaaattccAGTACTGTGGATATGCCCCCCATGTGCGCAGCTGTAAGCCCAATACTGATGGGATTTCATCTCTTGAGAATCTTTTAGCAAGCATCATACAAAGGGTTTTTGTCTGGGTTGTATCTGCCATCACctgctttggaaatatttttgttatctGCATGAGGCCTTACATCAGATCAGAGAATAAGCTTCACGCCATCTCAATAATGTCTCTCTGCT GTGCTGACTGTCTGATgggaatatatttatttgtgatTGGAGCTTTTGATCTTAAGTATCGTGGAGAATACAACAAGCACGCTCAGTTGTGGATGGACAGTATTCATTGTCAATTGGTGGGATCGCTGGCTATTGTGTCTACAGAGGTGTCAGTCTTACTGTTGACTTACCTGACTTTGGAAAAATACATCTGCATAGTTTATCCTTTTAGGTGTTTGAAGCCCAGAAAACGCAGGACAATTTCCATTTTGGTTCTTATCTGGATAATTGGGTTTGCTGTTGCGTTTATCCCACTGAGcaataaagaatttttcagGAACTACTATGGCACCAACGGcgtctgttttcctcttcactcAGAACAATCAGAAAGTTCAGGAAGTCAGATTTATtctgttgtcatttttttag GTGTAAACTTGGCAGCTTTTATCATCATTGTGTTTTCCTATGGGAGTATGTTCTACAGTGTTCACCAAACAGCTATTACGGCTACTGAAATTAGGaatcatattaaaaaagagATGATCCTTGCTAAACGTTTTTTCTTCATCGTATTTACTGATGCACTATGTTGGATacccatttttattttgaaactcCTCTCTTTACTTCAAGTAGAAATACCAG GTACCATAACTTCTTGGGTGGTGATTTTTATACTGCCAATAAATAGTGCTTTGAATCCTCTTCTCTACACTTTGACTACACGACCTTTCAAAGAAATGATTCATCAGGTTTGGCATAATTACAGACAAAGAAGATCCAAAAAAGGTAAAGGCAGTCAGAAAACGTACGGTCCATCATTCATTTGGGTAGAGATGTGGCCAATGCATGAAAACACGCCAAAGCTAACGAAGCCTGTGCTTTGTACAGACTCTTCTGACGCTTCAGTGACAACACAGTCAACAAGACTAAATTCAtacacataa
- the RXFP1 gene encoding relaxin receptor 1 isoform X4: MISDSCFYMFLLIGTKAICDSLEDHVSGIGVGCPLGYFPCGNITKCLPQQLHCNGEDDCGNWADEDNCEDNNGWSLQFDKHTKDKYNKLKSLYAFQTKTLECLAGAVPAECTCQGLEIFCDAAKLRAVPSVSSNITIMSLQRNLLRKLSADIFKKYQDLKNLYLQNNKIRSVSERAFKGLYNLTKLYLSNNKITSLKPGVFEDLHRLEWLIIENNRIHRISPLTFYGLKSLILLEMMNNSLARLPDKPLCQYMPRLNWLDFEGNHIHHVGNFTFISCNTLTVLVIRQNKISSLNENSFSSLQMLDELDLSSNKIESLPAYIFKDLKELSQLNLSYNPIKKIQIDQFDFITKLKSLSLEGIEIANIQRRMFRPLRNLSHIYFKKFQYCGYAPHVRSCKPNTDGISSLENLLASIIQRVFVWVVSAITCFGNIFVICMRPYIRSENKLHAISIMSLCCADCLMGIYLFVIGAFDLKYRGEYNKHAQLWMDSIHCQLVGSLAIVSTEVSVLLLTYLTLEKYICIVYPFRCLKPRKRRTISILVLIWIIGFAVAFIPLSNKEFFRNYYGTNGVCFPLHSEQSESSGSQIYSVVIFLGVNLAAFIIIVFSYGSMFYSVHQTAITATEIRNHIKKEMILAKRFFFIVFTDALCWIPIFILKLLSLLQVEIPVHGRKKSFFM, from the exons aagaCAACAATGGATGGTCTCTGCAATTCGATAAACATACGAAGGACAAATACAATAAACTGAAATCTCTGTATGCATTTCAGACAAAGACACTTGAGTGCT TGGCTggtgctgtgccagcagagTGTACCTGTCAAGGGCTGGAGATCTTCTGTGATGCTGCCAAATTGCGTGCTGTCCCATCCGTCTCTTCAAACATAACCATAAT GTCGCTTCAGAGGAATCTGCTAAGGAAACTTTCTGCtgacattttcaagaaatacCAAGACCTTAAAAACCT GTATCTTCAGAATAATAAAATCAGATCTGTATCTGAACGTGCTTTCAAAGGCTTATACAACCTGACAAAGCT ATACCTAAGTAACAACAAGATAACCAGTTTGAAGCCTGGCGTCTTTGAAGATCTCCACAGACTTGAATGGCT GATAATTGAAAATAATAGGATACATCGGATCTCTCCATTAACATTTTATGGACTCAAGTCACTCATTCTCCT agagatgATGAATAATTCTCTTGCTCGTTTGCCTGATAAACCTCTGTGCCAATACATGCCAAGACTAAACTGGCT AGACTTTGAAGGCAACCATATCCATCATGTAGGAAACTTCACTTTCATCTCTTGCAACACCCTAACTGTACT ggtgataagacaaaataaaatcagctctttaaatgaaaacagcttttcttctctccagatGTTAGATGAACT AGATTTGTCTAGCAACAAGATTGAATCCCTTCCTGCGTATATATTTAAGGACCTAAAGGAGCTTTCCCAACT GAACCTTTCTTACAACCCCatcaagaaaatacaaatagaCCAGTTTGATTTTATAACTAAACTCAAATCCCT cagCTTGGAGGGCATTGAAATTGCAAACATCCAGAGAAGAATGTTCAGACCTCTGAGAAACCTTTCCCACAT atattttaagaaattccAGTACTGTGGATATGCCCCCCATGTGCGCAGCTGTAAGCCCAATACTGATGGGATTTCATCTCTTGAGAATCTTTTAGCAAGCATCATACAAAGGGTTTTTGTCTGGGTTGTATCTGCCATCACctgctttggaaatatttttgttatctGCATGAGGCCTTACATCAGATCAGAGAATAAGCTTCACGCCATCTCAATAATGTCTCTCTGCT GTGCTGACTGTCTGATgggaatatatttatttgtgatTGGAGCTTTTGATCTTAAGTATCGTGGAGAATACAACAAGCACGCTCAGTTGTGGATGGACAGTATTCATTGTCAATTGGTGGGATCGCTGGCTATTGTGTCTACAGAGGTGTCAGTCTTACTGTTGACTTACCTGACTTTGGAAAAATACATCTGCATAGTTTATCCTTTTAGGTGTTTGAAGCCCAGAAAACGCAGGACAATTTCCATTTTGGTTCTTATCTGGATAATTGGGTTTGCTGTTGCGTTTATCCCACTGAGcaataaagaatttttcagGAACTACTATGGCACCAACGGcgtctgttttcctcttcactcAGAACAATCAGAAAGTTCAGGAAGTCAGATTTATtctgttgtcatttttttag GTGTAAACTTGGCAGCTTTTATCATCATTGTGTTTTCCTATGGGAGTATGTTCTACAGTGTTCACCAAACAGCTATTACGGCTACTGAAATTAGGaatcatattaaaaaagagATGATCCTTGCTAAACGTTTTTTCTTCATCGTATTTACTGATGCACTATGTTGGATacccatttttattttgaaactcCTCTCTTTACTTCAAGTAGAAATACCAG TACATGGCAGAAAAAAGAGCTTCTTTATGTAG